The following are encoded in a window of Paenibacillus polymyxa genomic DNA:
- a CDS encoding LacI family DNA-binding transcriptional regulator, producing the protein MKPKLNDVAQLAGVSPTTVSRVLNNRGYISQETKDQVHKAMQELNYLPNDVARSLFSKRTNLIGLIIPTTSNPFFGELTFHIENISASLGYKLLLCNSLNQLDKEESYVDMLMRNQVDGIIVGTHNRGIVNYEQKNIAVIAIDHFLSDSIPVVGSDNYLGGKLASELLIEKGCKHILHINGPVELETPASLRRKAYEDVMEQYGRKAITYEVHDPFHQQNHDEPIKRLLDEHPEVDGLFASNDLVAASFIAKARSRGKRVPEDIRVIGYDGTETTRNLLPELTTIQQPIQEIARSSIELLIKEIEGGFSDVPRETYLPVKLIEASTA; encoded by the coding sequence ATGAAACCAAAACTTAACGATGTTGCACAATTAGCTGGAGTTTCACCGACTACGGTTTCTCGCGTACTTAATAATCGTGGCTATATCAGTCAAGAAACGAAGGATCAAGTTCATAAAGCGATGCAGGAACTGAATTATTTACCAAATGATGTGGCTCGGTCATTATTTAGTAAACGAACAAATCTAATTGGATTAATCATTCCAACTACAAGCAACCCATTTTTCGGAGAGCTGACTTTTCATATAGAGAATATTTCTGCGTCATTAGGCTATAAGCTGTTGCTTTGTAACAGTTTGAATCAGCTGGATAAAGAAGAATCTTATGTGGATATGCTTATGCGAAATCAAGTTGACGGTATTATCGTTGGTACACACAACCGAGGTATCGTAAATTATGAACAGAAGAATATTGCCGTCATTGCGATCGATCATTTTCTATCCGATTCAATCCCAGTTGTAGGATCGGATAATTATTTGGGTGGAAAACTGGCGTCAGAACTGCTTATTGAAAAGGGGTGCAAGCATATCTTACACATCAATGGCCCTGTTGAATTGGAAACACCGGCAAGCTTGAGAAGAAAAGCATATGAAGATGTGATGGAGCAGTATGGTCGAAAGGCAATTACCTATGAAGTACATGATCCCTTCCACCAACAGAATCACGATGAACCGATTAAACGCTTGCTCGATGAACATCCTGAAGTAGATGGATTGTTTGCGAGTAATGACTTGGTGGCTGCGTCTTTTATTGCTAAAGCAAGAAGTAGAGGAAAACGTGTTCCTGAAGATATTCGCGTAATTGGATATGACGGAACAGAAACAACCCGCAATCTTCTCCCAGAATTAACGACAATTCAGCAACCAATACAGGAGATCGCGAGATCTTCCATAGAGTTACTTATTAAAGAAATTGAAGGTGGATTCAGTGATGTCCCGCGAGAAACCTATCTACCAGTGAAACTTATTGAAGCTAGTACAGCTTAA